ATCGACGAGGACGAGGCGACCGGTGCGGCCGCCCTGCTGCTGACCGCGGAGCTGGGCCGGACGCTGACCGTCACCCAGGGCCGGGGCTCGCAGCTGATGACCGGACCGCGCCCGGGCGGGCTGATCGAGGTCGGCGGCCGGGTACTGCCGGCGCCGGCCCGGCCGACGGGCGGCGCCGCGTCCTAAGGCCTGTCCGGCGAACCCTAGGCGCGCGGGCGGCCGACGGGCGGCGCCGCGTCCTGAGGCCTGTCCGGCGAACCCTAGGCGCGCGGGCGGCCGGCGGGCGCGACGGCCGCCACCGGGGCCACGGCGGCCACCGACGGGGCGGCCGGCGCGGACAGCCGGGGCGCCCGCGGCCGCCGCTCCCGCAGCAGGTGCCGCAGCCCGGGGGCCAGCGCGAGGTGGGTGGCGGCCACGCCGATCACGGCGAACAGGATGTGGTCCACGTCGAGGACGTGCCCGGGCGTCCAGGAGGAGAGGAACTCCAGCGCCGTCGCCAGCAGCGCGGAGGCTCCGGTGGTGCGCAGGAAGGAGGGCAGCCACGGGGCCCGGAGGCGGCCGCCGGCCAGCGGCAGGAGGATGCCGAGCGGGGCCAGCAGCAGGAGCTCGCCGGCCACCTGCCAGACGCTGGAGGAGCGGAGCGAGGCCAGCGGCGTCAGGTTGGTGTCGTAGACCCAGGCCACCGGCAGCGGTCTCAGCACGAGCCAGAGCACCAGCGTCAGGTGGCAGGCCAGGCCTGCCAGTCCGGCCTTCCGGAGGGGACGG
The genomic region above belongs to Streptomyces sp. 1331.2 and contains:
- a CDS encoding VanZ family protein; protein product: MQRDGTRTRDERSGAGTESSPAADVHRPLRKAGLAGLACHLTLVLWLVLRPLPVAWVYDTNLTPLASLRSSSVWQVAGELLLLAPLGILLPLAGGRLRAPWLPSFLRTTGASALLATALEFLSSWTPGHVLDVDHILFAVIGVAATHLALAPGLRHLLRERRPRAPRLSAPAAPSVAAVAPVAAVAPAGRPRA